In Mesorhizobium onobrychidis, the following are encoded in one genomic region:
- a CDS encoding FAD-dependent oxidoreductase, producing the protein MTAATLLKEAGYTVSIYGEAFSCTTSDVAGGQWAPSIVAYDETSAVACHRFFEILKKSFDMHKFRLGSQFGISERTNFCKRRGPSLDKAANAGIIARTRLANLPFKYLNGPGYAYSTLLVEPPIFLEKLRHDLRQNQVPFVQRKFASEADVLTLPEAIIVNCTGLGSKVLFNDLNMKPIKGQLALLKAQPALDYLYSTGRTYVFPRADHVVVGGSQEDNVDDCIPDLTTCRDIIQLAVNAFMGSSMSTIRRKPWMLRNK; encoded by the coding sequence CTGACGGCAGCAACGCTGCTCAAGGAAGCTGGCTACACGGTCAGCATCTATGGTGAAGCGTTTTCCTGCACGACGTCTGATGTGGCAGGAGGGCAGTGGGCTCCATCCATAGTTGCATATGACGAAACCAGCGCCGTCGCCTGCCATAGATTCTTTGAAATACTGAAGAAGTCATTTGACATGCATAAATTCCGGCTTGGCAGCCAATTTGGTATCTCGGAGCGCACAAACTTCTGCAAGCGGCGAGGGCCAAGCCTCGACAAAGCAGCAAATGCAGGGATCATTGCTCGAACCCGCCTCGCGAACTTGCCCTTCAAGTACCTTAATGGACCTGGCTACGCATACAGCACCTTACTGGTCGAACCGCCAATTTTCCTTGAAAAGCTGCGGCACGATCTGCGGCAGAATCAGGTCCCTTTCGTTCAACGAAAGTTTGCGTCTGAAGCCGACGTTTTGACCCTTCCAGAGGCGATCATCGTGAACTGCACGGGCCTTGGTTCGAAGGTTCTTTTCAACGACCTCAATATGAAGCCGATCAAGGGCCAACTTGCCTTACTCAAGGCCCAACCTGCTCTGGACTACCTCTACAGTACCGGACGGACATATGTGTTCCCTCGGGCTGACCACGTCGTAGTGGGGGGATCGCAGGAGGACAATGTCGATGATTGTATTCCCGACCTCACGACGTGCCGGGACATAATTCAGTTGGCGGTCAATGCGTTCATGGGGAGCTCCATGAGTACGATCAGGCGCAAGCCTTGGATGCTAAGGAACAAGTAG
- a CDS encoding FAD-dependent oxidoreductase: MTKVTPSTFLPSPDFACDLNAGCEFVAGVRPYRNGTYRLEEIPIGNKLIVHNYGHGGAGITMCWGCADAMRTIVANKYSPDAKHPIAVLGAGVMG; the protein is encoded by the coding sequence ATGACAAAAGTAACACCTTCGACGTTCCTCCCCAGCCCCGACTTCGCGTGCGACCTCAATGCTGGCTGCGAGTTTGTCGCTGGTGTCCGTCCGTACCGCAACGGGACGTACCGTCTCGAAGAAATACCCATTGGCAACAAGCTCATCGTTCACAATTACGGTCACGGCGGAGCTGGTATAACTATGTGTTGGGGGTGTGCCGACGCTATGCGCACGATCGTGGCGAACAAGTACTCGCCTGATGCGAAACATCCCATCGCAGTCCTGGGCGCGGGCGTGATGGGCTGA
- a CDS encoding M20/M25/M40 family metallo-hydrolase, translated as MPDSSIAAIFFDLGDTLGTAVVGGWPPRLTGFDVFPYAPGVLSDLKARGLKLGVISNTGPEKGPAINGVIEPTGLLAHFNPELIVYSGDEPPLEDGTSVTKNHPEIFRRAAQRARLKASPARNLFVGEDAGERQVAVSAGWRVCPHPLLVGEVLAGQPLRFVRINIQLAHTTAPWREELQKRAFLPMQMFGRGGTVVYGLTSQRVALELVNMRFGVEFLGDPNLPLTTDLYLLRDDVAERSGFLSTAGEAARVFGAAGMEGLIVSATPEGVIAAFPPETIAELDTFHFHGARHGHNLKLAADPLLWETVPSTAPPSGFAPEIPAVIPTAAASLATITPVEILGIVKRYSGAAALDGAVGASVTSRHIRHSDNARAIAQLATDLETAGQGRFQVKLHRFTHVGLELFNVEAELTGESPELVFVTAHLDSTAAFHEPYSPSSDPAPGADDDASGIAGVLAIAGRFAALASTGRPARTVRFVLFNAEEQGLIGSQAYARRSKSRGEAIAAVWQMDMIGYNKKSPRSWEAHAGFEFSPPVEALSRRLADLVQVVATQVSPDLPVAQIYHSGSKPVGDPAAGRSDHAAFHAQGYPAIVVSEDFFVGPGTDAPSPEDNPNYHRPGDTAIDETFAADIARAVGAAAWVSAWQVPGATSPNRAFLTTKERTMPVTRELDTRKRSGSQTISTPPGELSAGGRPLQSRTNALTGSPAVVSGPGSTPTDKSLIERALTFARSQSTNLGFAAGSPAEFVPDPVIQRTSSGAAAVHLKQQYRGLTVFQMSRAVRFSPSGQVVDATGDTAAIPDGVDVEPKLAVEDAVLAMATHLASTGSGGKVRDAYGQEAQLPTIDVKDFKPEVIAGFPLPSRAAVLDKGPFENPIPAYLLIFNQPGLARLAWHAVFTFPGYSDQYAMIVAADNTKGEILYCKGTMRHASARGSVFEFSPGVADRRLIEFPRPLADYPIMPSSPVTGFPTDWVDVNETIGNTTRATLNFTTSTLTGSSQNGVILFEPASPTGDEQKLLNIFYFCSYMHDFLVILGFDEASGNFQQVNFTHTGSDKDPVRARAHSGAVNGTANMSTGPDGLPPLMNMGLVVSTGNHTALDADVVFHEYVHGLTNRLVGGRLNGHSLDKLQSGGMGEGWSDYYALTVQNYFRTHEKTVTGDWVVSNPAGIRRAPYDDSYPFNYGDLSNFPEVHDIGEVWCATLMMMTRKLRTALGNDQQGYRLAWRMVTDGLKLTPANPTFLDARDAILRALDDLGTANHIPPAAHNLARKAAWQAFAHFGMGVNATSGDADDVDSIVADFTLAPEV; from the coding sequence ATGCCAGATTCGAGCATTGCAGCGATTTTCTTCGATCTCGGAGACACTCTTGGGACGGCAGTTGTTGGCGGTTGGCCGCCGCGCCTCACTGGATTTGACGTGTTTCCGTATGCCCCGGGGGTCCTCTCAGATTTGAAGGCCCGTGGATTGAAGCTGGGGGTGATCTCAAACACAGGCCCAGAGAAGGGGCCGGCGATCAACGGCGTGATTGAACCAACTGGACTGCTCGCTCACTTTAACCCTGAGCTCATTGTGTACAGTGGTGACGAACCACCGCTCGAAGACGGCACTTCTGTTACTAAGAACCATCCAGAAATCTTTCGGCGGGCCGCCCAGCGAGCCCGTCTAAAAGCTTCTCCTGCCCGGAACTTGTTCGTCGGCGAAGACGCCGGTGAACGGCAGGTCGCCGTGTCCGCCGGGTGGCGAGTTTGCCCTCATCCCCTACTGGTTGGTGAAGTGCTGGCAGGACAACCGCTCCGTTTCGTGCGGATTAACATCCAGCTTGCTCACACAACCGCGCCTTGGCGCGAGGAACTGCAGAAGCGGGCATTTCTACCGATGCAAATGTTTGGGCGTGGCGGCACAGTCGTCTACGGCCTGACAAGCCAACGGGTCGCGTTGGAACTGGTGAACATGCGTTTCGGAGTTGAGTTCCTCGGCGACCCGAACCTTCCTTTGACGACCGATCTTTATTTGCTCCGAGACGATGTCGCCGAGAGGTCGGGTTTCCTTTCTACCGCGGGGGAAGCAGCCCGGGTATTCGGTGCCGCTGGAATGGAGGGACTGATCGTTTCGGCCACACCTGAAGGGGTGATCGCGGCCTTCCCGCCGGAAACTATCGCGGAATTAGACACTTTCCATTTTCACGGAGCGCGGCATGGGCACAATCTGAAACTCGCTGCTGATCCTCTGTTGTGGGAAACGGTCCCTTCTACGGCTCCGCCGAGTGGGTTCGCTCCTGAGATCCCTGCGGTAATTCCGACTGCTGCAGCATCGCTTGCGACAATCACCCCGGTTGAAATTCTTGGCATCGTCAAGCGGTACAGTGGGGCCGCCGCATTGGACGGGGCGGTCGGGGCTTCGGTCACGAGCCGCCATATCCGGCACTCTGACAATGCACGGGCGATAGCCCAGCTCGCGACCGATCTGGAGACCGCCGGGCAAGGCCGATTTCAAGTAAAGCTTCATCGGTTCACTCACGTAGGCTTAGAACTTTTCAACGTCGAAGCTGAGCTAACTGGCGAATCGCCGGAATTGGTGTTCGTGACCGCGCATCTGGATTCTACCGCCGCGTTCCATGAGCCTTATTCGCCGAGTTCTGACCCGGCGCCAGGTGCCGACGACGATGCCAGCGGGATCGCCGGGGTGCTCGCCATAGCCGGGCGGTTTGCCGCACTCGCATCGACCGGACGACCGGCCCGAACAGTCCGGTTCGTGTTGTTCAACGCTGAGGAACAAGGACTGATTGGAAGCCAGGCGTATGCTCGTCGGTCCAAGAGCCGCGGAGAAGCAATCGCCGCCGTCTGGCAAATGGATATGATCGGCTACAATAAGAAATCTCCTCGGAGCTGGGAGGCGCATGCCGGTTTCGAGTTCTCTCCTCCGGTTGAGGCTCTGTCGCGGCGGCTCGCCGACCTAGTTCAAGTGGTTGCGACGCAAGTTTCACCAGATCTTCCTGTAGCGCAGATCTATCACAGTGGATCAAAACCCGTAGGAGATCCGGCCGCCGGGCGCAGCGACCATGCAGCGTTCCATGCCCAGGGCTACCCAGCCATAGTAGTGTCCGAGGATTTCTTCGTCGGCCCTGGAACGGATGCGCCATCACCGGAGGATAATCCGAACTACCATCGACCTGGTGATACAGCCATAGACGAAACGTTTGCTGCAGATATTGCACGTGCGGTCGGTGCCGCGGCCTGGGTCTCGGCTTGGCAAGTTCCCGGCGCAACTTCACCTAACCGAGCTTTCCTTACAACAAAGGAGCGAACCATGCCTGTGACACGCGAACTCGACACTCGGAAACGATCTGGCAGTCAAACCATTTCGACCCCGCCTGGCGAACTGTCCGCGGGTGGCCGTCCTCTTCAAAGCCGGACAAATGCGCTCACCGGGTCGCCGGCCGTCGTTTCTGGACCCGGCTCAACTCCAACGGACAAGTCCCTGATTGAGCGAGCTCTCACGTTCGCCAGATCGCAATCGACGAATCTCGGATTTGCGGCGGGGTCCCCAGCCGAGTTCGTTCCCGATCCGGTCATCCAGCGGACTAGCTCCGGCGCTGCGGCAGTTCACTTGAAGCAACAATATCGCGGCCTGACGGTATTCCAAATGTCCCGCGCCGTCCGATTTAGCCCTTCCGGCCAGGTCGTTGATGCGACAGGAGATACTGCCGCTATTCCTGACGGGGTGGATGTCGAGCCGAAGTTAGCCGTCGAGGATGCGGTTCTGGCGATGGCTACGCACTTGGCCTCGACGGGAAGTGGGGGAAAAGTACGAGACGCGTACGGACAGGAAGCCCAGCTCCCAACTATCGACGTAAAAGACTTCAAGCCCGAAGTCATAGCCGGGTTTCCGCTCCCATCCCGGGCAGCAGTGCTGGACAAGGGTCCGTTTGAAAACCCGATCCCCGCATACCTACTCATTTTCAACCAACCCGGGTTGGCGCGGCTAGCGTGGCACGCGGTCTTCACTTTCCCGGGGTATTCCGATCAGTATGCGATGATCGTAGCGGCGGACAATACCAAGGGCGAAATTCTTTATTGCAAGGGCACGATGCGCCACGCCTCCGCGCGCGGCAGTGTGTTCGAATTCAGCCCTGGGGTTGCGGACCGCCGGCTGATCGAGTTCCCTCGTCCACTGGCCGACTACCCTATAATGCCAAGCAGCCCGGTAACGGGGTTCCCGACTGACTGGGTCGACGTCAATGAAACCATCGGCAACACAACTCGCGCGACACTTAACTTCACAACTAGCACTTTAACCGGAAGTTCTCAAAATGGAGTGATATTGTTCGAGCCCGCCAGTCCCACCGGAGACGAGCAAAAGCTGCTCAACATTTTCTACTTCTGCAGCTATATGCACGACTTCCTGGTTATCCTCGGGTTCGATGAGGCGAGTGGGAACTTCCAGCAGGTGAATTTTACTCACACTGGTTCGGACAAGGATCCGGTCCGGGCGAGGGCTCACAGCGGCGCCGTAAATGGGACTGCCAACATGTCCACCGGTCCCGATGGGCTGCCGCCGTTGATGAATATGGGCCTAGTTGTGTCGACCGGCAATCACACCGCCCTCGACGCAGACGTGGTGTTCCACGAGTATGTCCACGGTCTGACCAACCGTCTGGTAGGCGGAAGGCTGAACGGGCACTCGTTGGACAAACTCCAAAGCGGCGGCATGGGAGAAGGGTGGAGCGATTACTATGCCCTAACAGTTCAGAACTACTTCCGTACACATGAGAAGACAGTAACAGGAGATTGGGTGGTCAGCAACCCTGCAGGTATTCGCCGAGCTCCGTATGATGACTCGTACCCTTTCAACTATGGGGACCTGTCGAACTTCCCCGAGGTCCATGATATCGGGGAAGTGTGGTGCGCTACCCTGATGATGATGACCCGGAAGCTGCGCACCGCGCTCGGGAACGATCAGCAGGGCTACCGCTTGGCGTGGCGGATGGTGACCGACGGACTGAAATTAACTCCGGCAAACCCTACTTTTCTGGACGCCCGAGACGCGATCCTGCGAGCACTCGACGACCTCGGTACCGCAAACCACATCCCACCTGCCGCTCATAACCTCGCGCGGAAGGCGGCGTGGCAAGCATTCGCGCACTTTGGCATGGGGGTGAACGCGACGTCCGGGGATGCGGACGACGTCGATAGTATTGTCGCCGACTTCACCTTGGCACCCGAAGTCTGA